In Trichoderma asperellum chromosome 1, complete sequence, a single window of DNA contains:
- the SCON3 gene encoding E3 ubiquitin ligase complex SCF subunit scon-3 (BUSCO:EOG092D49VZ): MAEAKPASQKIWLISNDNATMEVDRVVVERSMLLKNMLEDLSHTDITQDNPIPIPNVNEAVLRKVVEWCEHHRNDPVTTPDDESDARKKTTDIEEWDQKFMQVDQEMLFEIILASNFLDIKPLLDVGCKTVANMIKGKSPEEIRKTFNITNDFSAEEEEQIRRENEWAEDR; encoded by the exons ATGGCAGAGGCAAAGCCCGCATCGCAGAAGATCTGGCTGATCTCCAATGACAACGCCACCATGGAAGTTG ACCGTGTCGTGGTCGAGCGCTCCATGCTTTTGAAGAACATGTTGGAGGATTTGAGCCATACCGACATCACCCAAGACAACCCCATCCCTATCCCCAAC GTCAATGAAGCGGTCCTGCGAAAGGTAGTCGAGTGGTGCGAACATCACCGCAACGATCCCGTCACGACCCCCGACGACGAGTCGGATGCCCGCAAGAAGACGACTGATATCGAGGAGTGGGACCAAAAGTTTATGCAGGTGGATCAGGAAATGCTCTTTGAGATTATTCTT GCATCCAATTTCCTTGATATCAAGCCTCTCCTCGATGTCGGCTGCAAGACTGTGGCCAACATGATCAAGGGCAAGTCTCCTGAGGAGATCCGCAAGACTTTCAACATCACAAATGACTTCTccgccgaagaagaggagcaaatCCGCCGTGAGAACGAATGGGCTGAGGACCGATAA